In Parus major isolate Abel chromosome 1, Parus_major1.1, whole genome shotgun sequence, the following proteins share a genomic window:
- the LOC107207574 gene encoding LOW QUALITY PROTEIN: olfactory receptor 52E2-like (The sequence of the model RefSeq protein was modified relative to this genomic sequence to represent the inferred CDS: inserted 4 bases in 2 codons) encodes MSVPNPPNTNPPSFLLTGIPDLEAFHRWISILFCISYIMAVLGNLLVLLARGLHEPMFCFXLAIIDLVLSTAVIPKVLGLFWLDLREIGLKACFTQMFFTHTFATVDSGLLLATSLGRYVAICHPLRSGSILSRPRAVGAGLVSLARGAGIMIPLVCLLSRVIPPSVLGLDDLSLLHGSSPSTNTLLEGSDCAFITSSLCGILRAVLRLLPHSAHXALRTCCSHVLLILALYRGGLLSMFLQMFTPSLAPHVQVLGANSCLRVPPMLNPLVYGIKVKQIQEGICKLLGQEPGAHKLLKVAQIRRQKISPIPEQV; translated from the exons ATGTCAGTCCCCAACCCACCCAACACCAAccctccctctttcctcctGACGGGCATCCCCGACCTGGAAGCCTTCCACAGGTGGATTTCCATCCTGTTCTGCATCAGCTACAtcatggctgtgctgggaaacctcctggtgctcctggcCAGAGGCCTGCACGAGCCCATGTTCTGTTT ATTGGCCATCATCGACCTCGTCCTCTCCACTGCCGTCATTCCCAAGGTGCTGGGCCTGTTCTGGTTGGATCTGAGGGAGATTGGCCTCAAGGCCTGTTTCACCCAGATGTTCTTCACCCACACATTCGCCACAGTGGActcagggctgctcctggccacgTCCTTGGGCCGCTACGTGGCCATCTGCCACCCGCTGCGGTCCGGCTCCATCCTGAGCCGCCCGAGGGCCGTGGGGGCAGGACTGGTGTCCCTGGCCAGGGGAGCTGGCATCATGATCCCCCTGGTGTGCCTCCTCAGCAGGGTGATCCCTCCCT CCGTGCTGGGGCTGGATGATCTCTCCCTGCT CCAcggctccagccccagcacgaACACACTGCTGGAGGGGAGTGACTGTGCCTTCATCACCTCCTCCCTCTGCGGGatcctcagggctgtgctgaggctgctgccccACAGCGCTCA GGCCCTCAGGACCTGCTGCTCCCACGTTCTCCTCATCCTGGCCTTGTACCGAGGCGGGCTCCTCTCCATGTTCCTGCAGATGTTCACACCCAGCCTGGCACCTCACGTCCAAGTGCTGGGGGCCAATTCCTGTCTGAGGGTCCCTCCCATGCTCAACCCTCTCGTTTATGGCATAAAGGTGAAGCAGATCCAGGAAGGAATCTGCAaactgctggggcaggagccaggagctcACAAGCTGCTAAAGGTGGCTCAGATTCGGAGGCAGAAGATTTCTCCCATCCCAGAACAGGTGTGA
- the CHRNA10 gene encoding neuronal acetylcholine receptor subunit alpha-10 yields the protein MEPGARLCLSLCCGMEPGARLCLSLCLAAVLPAPGCRGAQGRLAYKLLHDLFANYSSALRPVEDTDRALNVTLQVTLSQIIDMDERNQVLTSYLWVRQTWLDAHLTWDKDGYGGIDSIRIPSSYVWRPDIILYNKWVVLGPRGPAGAGGCTGRCGLGVGAGGSRRGRCGEMGPGGAGSSPACPGLTPSTEGTARGREWRGEGMRPHGHPSLPSADEHFGGSMETNVVLRSDGHIMWDSPAITKSSCKVDVSYFPFDGQQCRLTFGSWTHNGNQIDLRNQLDTGDLRDFVENVEWEVLGMPATRNVITYGCCSEPYPDVTYTLLLRRRASFYIFNLLLPCIMVSFLAPLGFYLPADSGEKVSLGVTVLLALTVFQLLVAESMPPSESVPLIGKYYIATMTMITASTALTIFIMNVHHCGPGARAVPPWARRLILHHMARLCCVYEVGESCKGPQRALGGRASVGDAGGPGESPGEGQAGTEVRGCPWDHCLCHHDALLRNVGYIAGCFRRQRANQRRTGEWKKVAKVMDRFFMWVFFLMVFLMSVLVLGNAA from the exons ATGGAGCCCGGAGCTCGGCTGTGCCTCTCGCTCTGCTGCGGGATGGAGCCCGGAGCTCGGCTGTGCCTCTCGCTCTGCCTCGCCGCCGTCCTCCCGGCCCCGG GCTGCCGGGGAGCGCAGGGCAGGCTCGCCTACAAACTGCTCCACGACCTCTTCGCCAACTACTCCAGCGCCCTGCGCCCCGTGGAGGACACGGACCGGGCGCTGAACGTCACCCTCCAGGTCACCTTGTCCCAGATCATCGACATG GACGAGAGGAACCAGGTCCTCACCTCCTACCTGTGGGTCCGCCAGACCTGGCTGGACGCCCACCTCACCTGGGACAAGGACGGGTACGGCGGCATCGACAGCATCCGCATCCCCAGCAGCTACGTCTGGCGGCCCGACATCATCCTGTACAACAAGTGGGTCGTGCTCGGCCCCCGGGGCccggctggggctgggggctgcacgGGGCGCTGCGGCCTcggggtgggagcaggagggtCCCGGAGGGGGAGATGCGGGGAGATGGGGCCGgggggtgctggcagcagcccgGCGTGCCCGGGACTGACCCCCAGCACcgaggggacagccaggggcCGCGAGTGGCGCGGGGAGGGGATGCGGCCCCACGGccacccctccctgcccagcgCCGATGAGCACTTCGGTGGCTCCATGGAGACCAACGTGGTGCTGCGCTCCGACGGCCACATCATGTGGGACTCGCCCGCCATCACCAAGAGCTCCTGCAAGGTGGACGTGTCCTACTTCCCCTTCGACGGGCAGCAGTGCCGCCTCACCTTCGGCTCCTGGACCCACAACGGGAACCAGATCGACCTCCGCAACCAGCTGGACACCGGGGACCTGAGGGACTTCGTGGAGAACGTGGAGTGGGAGGTGCTGGGCATGCCGGCCACGAGGAACGTCATCACCTACGGCTGCTGCTCCGAGCCCTACCCCGATGTCACCTACACCCTGCTCCTGCGCCGCCGCGCCTCCTTCTACATCTTCaacctgctcctgccctgcatcATGGTCTCCTTCCTGGCACCCCTGGGCTTCTACCTGCCGGCCGACTCGGGGGAGAAGGTGTCGCTGGGGGTGACGGTGCTGCTGGCCCTCACCGTGTTCCAGCTGCTGGTGGCCGAGAGCATGCCCCCCTCGGAGAGCGTCCCGCTCATCG GGAAGTACTACATCGCCACCATGACCATGATCACGGCCTCCACCGCGCTCACCATCTTCATCATGAACGTGCACCACTGCGGGCCGGGGGCCCGGGCCGTGCCCCCCTGGGCGCGCCGGCTCATCCTGCACCACATGGCCCGGCTCTGCTGCGTCTACGAGGTGGGCGAGAGCTGCAAGGGCCCCCAGCGGGCGCTGGGCGGGCGGGCGAGTGTGGGGGACGCCGGGGGACCGGGGGAAAGCCCCGGGGAGGGGCAGGCGGGCACGGAGGTGCGGGGCTGCCCCTGGGACCACTGCCTGTGCCACCACGACGCCCTGCTGAGGAACGTCGGGTACATCGCCGGCTGCTTTCGGCGCCAGCGCGCCAACCAGCGCCGCACCGGAGAGTGGAAGAAGGTGGCCAAGGTGATGGACCGCTTCTTCATGTGGGTCTTCTTCCTCATGGTCTTCCTCATGAGCGTGCTGGTCCTGGGCAACGCTGCCTGA
- the LOC117245092 gene encoding uncharacterized protein LOC117245092 encodes MSILSIFTVGELLAITMLVLQLILVTVMLRDKRLWRIRQNSKLPSAARGRLEGQSGVDRARRSADMELQPHGSSPGSSISSRSRFPRFIRSCRDSRALFEEQREELEAQLAQWPRMPRGCGAARSSVPVEPGLLGGRESPRGAGEGRPRASSGSAAQEDKGPEASSGLGSSPEPEQGSGCPAMAWFIPRDVLVAAGPEDSGSSSSSSSSSSLGLVLSMPSAEPWWGPVLPPARRPQALPAGRARGREPGRALGKLRARLGGCLAAWCSRWH; translated from the exons ATGAGCATCCTCAGCATCTTCACCGTGGGTGAGCTGCTGGCAATCACgatgctggtgctgcagctcatcCTGGTCACTGTCATGCTACGGGACAAGCGTCTGTGG AGGATCCGTCAGAACTCAAAGCTCCCAAGCGCAGCGAGAGGCCGGCTGGAGGGGCAGAGCGGTGTGGACAGGGCACGGAGATCAGCAGAcatggagctgcagccccatggCAGCTCCCCAGGCAGTTCCATCAGCTCCAGGAGCCGTTTCCCGAGGTTCATCCGGAGCTGCCGGGACTCCCGGGCGCTCTTTGAGGAGCAGCGCGAGGAGCTGGAGGCACAGCTAGCCCAGTGGCCGAGGATGCcgaggggctgtggggcagcccGGAGCTCCGTGCCCGTGGAGCCGGGGCTGCTGGGGGGCAGAGAGTCCCCTCGGGGCGCTGGAGAGGGGCGGCCCAGGGCGAGCTCGGGCAGCGCGGCCCAAGAGGACAAAGGCCCGGAGGCCTCGTCGGGCCTCGGCAGCTCCCCGGAGCCGGAGCAGGGCAGCGGCTGCCCGGCCATGGCCTGGTTCATCCCCAGGGACGTGCTGGTGGCCGCGGGCCCGGAGGacagcggcagcagcagcagcagcagcagcagcagctctctggggcTGGTGCTCAGCATGCCGAGCGCTGAGCCGTGGTGGGGCCCGGTGCTGCCCCCAGCCCGGCGGCCACAGGCGCTGCCCGCGGgccgggcgcggggccgggagcCGGGCAGGGCCCTGGGCAAGCTCCGTGCCCGGCTCGGGGGGTGCCTGGCAGCCTGGTGCAGCCGCTGGCACTGa